TGAGCCTCTTTCATTCCAACGTGGCCGTGCCGTGTGGATCCGAATGATCCTGCAGGCGGTCGCGTGCTCGATAGCGTGGGTGCGCGAGGGTCGCACATGAGTTCCTCTTCTCATGTCATTGGAGTTCATGGTGGCGCTCCAAATTTCTTTCCTCGTCAAGTCAAGATCGCCTTGCGCTTCTGATTGCAGCGTTTGTATGTCGTCGATAAGACGCTCGGTCGGTGATGATTCATTTTGTGACACTACCTCGGTGGCATCAGCGTCTCAGTGCAATTACTAGCCTTCCCTAGGCTTTCACAGAACCGAGACCTGGATGCCGCTTGTCATGCCGGGGGGTTTATATCGCTGTTCACATGGCGCGGAGAATGGCAGCTTTTCACCAGAGCCACCTGTGCACATGAATTGGTCGTTAGAGCTAATGGCCAGCGAGCGCGGGTCGCGGCACTCTCGTGCTCAGGGGGACCTTGTACTTCCGTAGAGCCTAGTGTAGCAATGTGTGAGGTCACAGAAAAAGTAGTCTGCGGCTATTAAAGCAGACTGGTACTTCTGTCACACTACCTGAGTGACTAAACGCGGGATGAGGCTGAACTCGTGGGAATTGGGCTGGTGACCCTTCGGCCCCCTTATCGCCGGGGCTTGCCATGGGGACGCACGCCCTAAGAGACACGCATTACCAATTATCAGGATGCACGCCTGAACACAACACCGGTAGCAAcaacgcggagaagcggcacTTCGCACAGTTACCAGATTCCCGTGTAGATACAAAGGGGGAACAGACACAAACAATATAGGTACTCCTGGCAAAAAGAGTCCTGTAGTGTGTCTCCCGCAAGACACGCATGGTAGGGCGTCACTTGGGAGACGACGGCGTTGCCAGCCGTGCAGCCTCGGCTTCACGTCAGCAGGGGGGCAGTCTTACAGCGCTCAGCAGCATCACCAGCAGAAGCCAGGTTTGCTTGCCAGCACAGGAGGCCTGCTTTATGCAGTCTCTGCACCGCTCAACTCACGCGCTCGTAAAACCGAATGCGGTAGCATCATGTgaggaaaaagaaggcgagacaCTTTGCTCGTGTGCGCAGGAGGAGAATGCAGCCACCCGGAAGGCGGTTATCTCCGAGACGTCAAACCAACTACATCTGGACTGCAAAAATGAGCAGAGCTACGCCCCCGACGCTCTCACATCGTCGAAGGTGTGTGCTGCTGACAACAAGGACTTGAACGACTGCAGGGATGGAGACGGCCAAAAATGCATTGATCTGAACACGCTGCTGTCAGACACGACTAAGCAAGTGTCCtggacgaagaagcagaaaaaaacagcCAATGAGCCTAGAGTGTTAAATGTCCCGAAAACGCTCTTTCCTTATGTCGACGGTAAATTTGTCGTCGGATGCCTGAAGAACTCGTCTCAGACAGTGTGTACGGTGGATGTGACTGTGGCGGCGAGGGCATCTGCCACAAACGAACAAACCGTCGCTTGTTCCTACGGTGAAGCAAGCAACGGAAAGCACCAGGCTGTCACCCTGAAACCTGGTCTCAATAGCTTCACGCTTGTGTGCGGGGAGAAGGGCGGAATCCAGCCAGCGAATTTCAAGCAGAAGTACTGCGCTCCGAAGGAAAAGCAGGGCGACGTGGCTGCCGAGTGTACCGGTGACTACAAAAGCGTTCTTCCGCTGTACGAGGACAACTGGTGGTCAACAGGAGAGACCCCGGAGACATTTGTCCTCACTGTTCCCGAAGGCCATTTCCCTGAGAACCCAACGAGACTCTTGGTGGGGTGCAAGTACACTGGCCGCAAAGGTCAGAAGGGAGCTGACCAAGGTGAAGAGCTGCAAACGACTGTTTGTAACGTTGATGTGACGATTGAGGGGACTGGGCCGCCGAGTTCATCCGCATCGTTTTCCGCGGGTGTGGCAGGCGCCCTCTCAGTGCTGCTGGGAGCATGTGCCGTTGTTGTGTAGGATGGCCTCGCGTTCACATGCGGCGACACAGTATAGACCTATGACGGACGGTGTCAAAGCGACCACGCCACGCGTTCCACACACGCTTGCAGCAATAACGAGTGCTGAATCAGTTGCTGACGCCTTCCACAGCCAGGGACATGACTCTGTGAGATTGGTATCTCGGCTGCACGTTTCCTCAACGACTTCACTGCCTGTTGAGCTCAGCGCTGTGTTGCTGCGTGGGATGGCCTCGCATTCACATGCTAGAAGGCCTCGGAGGCGAGGGGTCACAGAACTAGCGAGTGTACAACAGTGGTGCAGCTACAAGGGAAGCTGAGCCAGTTGTTACCGTCATTCACGGGCAGGAGCAGGAATACCGGTTGCACGCGTTCACAACGAGTTCGTCTCCTGACTATCTGTCCGGGAATGGATACGCAGAGGTTAGCAACACTGGAACACGACCGACTTTCCTGGTTTTCGGCCGCGAAGGTTTAAAAACGACAGCTATATGACCCAGTCCCTAGAAGGAGGCCACATGAAGCATCGTAAGGTGGGGAcacgtctgcatgcgctcaaGTGCTTGCTATCCAGTAATTCATTCCTGTAAAAAATCGGCGTTCGACATTTCCGCAGCGCAAACCCCTATGCTACGAGAATGGTAATGCGGCTTTCGGGCGAACCTGTTTCGTCGCCTGCTGGGAAGCTGAGAAAGCAGCGTCTGAACTGCAAGAGTCGAAATATTGGACAGATGAGACATTCGCGAGGGTAAACGTATGACAGGACAACGTTGGCCCAACGGGCGTGTCCCCATTTCCTCGCCGCAGGAATTGAAGCGCACCGTGTGACGGGCGGTTCTGTACAGGATGGGACGATTCCAAATGTTTTATTTGAAAAAATTCATGTTAAAGAACTTTCTACTAAAGAAGTTCTTGAAATTCATTTTAAAAAAGTAATTTACTTGAAAAATATCGTAATTGTTTTATTTCTTTTGAAATATTAAGATCTACTTTATATTATGGTCAAACTTATATTAAACGACATGAACCATTTTCAATTTTTTTCACAAATTCAGGCAAATGTTATCAATAAATATTTTCTTACAAAACTAATAATTTTTAAAACTTAGGCGATTGCTTTTTTCTAGAAAAGGATGGAAAAAAATTACCTCCGGCCAGTCCACCAGCAGATATTCCTTGTAAGAGACCGCTTTATATTTTTCCCAAACaattcgcctctgcgcagcgggAACGCCTGTACGTCCACACTCCTCCCCTTCCACTTAGACATCATCCCCTACCTGCGAGGTTCGCAGCTTGGCGTTGCTTCAGGGGACACACTGCTCACACCGGACTGTGTTCACCGGCACCAGCATGCAGCGATTTGGAAATCCCAGTCCAAGCGTTTCATAGTCGCAGTAGTGTTGATGCTTTATTGCATCACATCCGTCTCGTCTCTCGACTCATGTTATGTCCTCACAATATGAGCGGTTGCCGAGCTTGCCACTCCAGCGGA
This DNA window, taken from Besnoitia besnoiti strain Bb-Ger1 chromosome III, whole genome shotgun sequence, encodes the following:
- a CDS encoding SAG-related sequence (encoded by transcript BESB_050140); the protein is MVGRHLGDDGVASRAASASRQQGGSLTALSSITSRSQVCLPAQEACFMQSLHRSTHALVKPNAVASCEEKEGETLCSCAQEENAATRKAVISETSNQLHLDCKNEQSYAPDALTSSKVCAADNKDLNDCRDGDGQKCIDLNTLLSDTTKQVSWTKKQKKTANEPRVLNVPKTLFPYVDGKFVVGCLKNSSQTVCTVDVTVAARASATNEQTVACSYGEASNGKHQAVTLKPGLNSFTLVCGEKGGIQPANFKQKYCAPKEKQGDVAAECTGDYKSVLPLYEDNWWSTGETPETFVLTVPEGHFPENPTRLLVGCKYTGRKGQKGADQGEELQTTVCNVDVTIEGTGPPSSSASFSAGVAGALSVLLGACAVVV